The Chitinivorax sp. PXF-14 nucleotide sequence TCAACGTGCCGCAGCGTCCTTGAGGGCCTTGGCCGCGCTGAAATGCGGCACGCGCTTGGCCGCGATGGTGATTGCCTCGCCCGTGGCCGGGTTGCGGCCGGCACGCTCGGCGCGCTCGCTGCTGCCGAACTTGCCGATGTCGGTGATCGCCAGCTCGCCGCCGGCCTGGATCACATCGAGGATGGTGGTCGTCAGCGCGTTCAGCACGGCCTCGGCCTGCTTGTTGCTCACGTCGGCGTTATCGGCCAGGTGTTTGATCAGTTCAGCTTTGTTCATCGTTGCTTCCTTTCTTGGTGGGAAATCAGGGGTCAAAAACGGGTGGTAGTACATGCCTCAGTGGTCGAACTCGCGCCCGCCTAGGCGTTCGAGCAGTGCTGCAACCTGCTGCTCCAGGTCGCGGATGCGGGCCATGGGATCGGAGTAGGCCAGCAGCGTCTCGACGGCATTGATCGCCACGGCGTGGGCGGTGCTGTTGTCGACGGCGCCGAGCGCGGGCTCGGCACGCAGGTGGATGTCCATGCCGTCGCCTGCGTCGGTCAGGGTGATGATTGCGCTGGCCATCACACCCCCGCCAAATCCAGCACCACCGGCTCATAGCGCTCGGTCTCGCCCACCCGCTCATACACGCGCAGGTGGCGTTTGCTGTACTGCACACGCACCGCGTCGTTGAGCGCATCCATGGCGTCGCGCCACTTGGCGTCCTCGATGTTGAGGCGGCGCAGGCTGAGGATGCGCCCGGCGTTGATCGAACCGGCCTTGTCGACCTGAAACGCATCGCTGATCAGCGACATGATGCGGCTGTCGGCGCCCTGGCCCCATTCATGGATGCACTCATCGACCAGCGCCTTGGCTGCCTGCAGACCCTCGTCGAAGGTCAGTGTGTCCTGGATGGCGACCAGCACCTTGTATTTACCGTCGTAGCTGGTCAGCTGCACATTGCCCTTGTTGCCGCCGAGCTTGGCGCCATAGCGCTCCGCGCTCAGCTCGACGAAGGCGTCGATATCGTCGAAGATCGCCTTTTTGAACGAGGCCAGCGCGTCGCTCTGCAGCTTGGCGCGGCCGACGATCCCCTGCACCAGGCTGTCGCGCTCGATGTCGATCGGCTTGATGCGGGTAATCGGCGTGAGCCGGCCCTTGGCATCGGCCATATAGCCTTCCGGTACTGTGTTCATCATTTGATTCCTTTCTTGTTGGCCAGCGAGCCAAGAATTTTCCTGATCCGCTGGCGGTTACGTTCTAATGTTGCCGTGTCGATCTTGTGGGGCAGCGCCGGGTACTCGGGCTGGCGATCGGGCAGTTGCAGCAGCAGGTGCTTCGGCGCGGGCCAGCGGTCGCACTCGATGCACAACCGGGCAAACCCGGTGCGCACGCGCTGGCGGTCCTGCACCTCCTGCCAGCTGATCGGCGCCGCCATCAGCGCCTCCAGCCAGACCTGGGCAGTGCCGAGTACCGCATCGACCGGCGGCGCCCCATGCAACCGCAGCGACAGCAGCTTCTGCAGGCCCTCGCCGACCTCCCACCTGAGCCAGTCAGGCGCCACGCTTGAACTGCTCCAGCGCGGCGACCCCGGCCAGCGTTTGCGATGGTTTTGTCACCGGCACGCCACGCGCCTCGCCATCGCCGACCAGCTGGCCAGCCTGCGGCCGCCAGTTGCTGATCACCTCGTACAGCCAGCCGTGGCCACGCAACGGCAGCTTGAGCCGGCCGGCATCGCGCGCCGCCAGCGCCTGGTCGATCGCCCACACCCAGGCATCGAGCGGCGCGTCGTAAACTTGGCCGTCGCGCGTGATCCGCTGTGCTTGCAGGTCGGGCAGCAACTCGCCGAGCAGCTTGGCCACCCGGTCCATGCTCAATTCACGCTGCTCCGGGCGAAACAGTGCCAAATAGCGCACCACCGCCGACCCGACCGGCCCGCCAAGCTTGAACGCGGCTACCAGCGCCTCGCGCGTCGCCTCGTTGGCGATCAGCAGGTCCAGGCTGGCGCTGGCGCCGCAGCAGGGGCAACGGGTTTTCATGCTGCACCTTTAGGAACAACAAACAACGGATCAGCCTCGGGCGTCAGGTCGCGCAGGTATTCCAGATCGCGGCGGGCCGCGTTGCGCAGCTTCTGCCCGGCCGTGTCGTGGCGGCTGCTGGTGGTGTTGGGCGTGCTCTCGCGCGTCTCCTCGTCGAGGCCAGCCTGGTGCAGGTAATGGC carries:
- a CDS encoding DUF3164 family protein; the protein is MNTVPEGYMADAKGRLTPITRIKPIDIERDSLVQGIVGRAKLQSDALASFKKAIFDDIDAFVELSAERYGAKLGGNKGNVQLTSYDGKYKVLVAIQDTLTFDEGLQAAKALVDECIHEWGQGADSRIMSLISDAFQVDKAGSINAGRILSLRRLNIEDAKWRDAMDALNDAVRVQYSKRHLRVYERVGETERYEPVVLDLAGV
- a CDS encoding HU family DNA-binding protein — its product is MNKAELIKHLADNADVSNKQAEAVLNALTTTILDVIQAGGELAITDIGKFGSSERAERAGRNPATGEAITIAAKRVPHFSAAKALKDAAAR